The following proteins are encoded in a genomic region of Populus nigra chromosome 16, ddPopNigr1.1, whole genome shotgun sequence:
- the LOC133675926 gene encoding AMSH-like ubiquitin thioesterase 1, producing the protein MKSSSSSCMDIINIEARTQRLDVDNRFALNIYFRIANNILKQAEIFRAEKNIIDLYVMLLRFSSLVSETIPCHRGYGAFPQSKKDYLRKKLLNALGELEQLKTAVQQRINELNRKHTHQVNGWGYNSQNDLLEKPPYNKKILNGNGVTKAVRPVTGESLYQGSRTRQYSYVRPVEQQFSRVSLNFQRPNEETLSRHSILGPNGLNAKWQPPRTNEGVKYPSIIDLTPVEIPRLQESVKAELFVKSEHSSSEPGRSSLESILSVQDDNQKCRDEEPCSLISFETIETPVLPAVIRQPSPPPVLAEVQDLVPATPPQVSEAENKMDVSSPNDLICSEAPLQLHISTTLMENFMKMAKSNTDKNLETCGVLAGSLKNRKFYVTALIIPKQESTSDSCQTTNEEEIFEVQDKQSLFPLGWIHTHPTQSCFMSSIDVHTHYSYQIMLPEAVAIVMAPRDSSRTHGIFRLTTPGGMSVIRQCQHRGFHPHDPPPDGGPIYKPCTDVYMNPNLKFDVIDLR; encoded by the exons atgaagtCTTCTTCTTCGAGCTGTATGgatataataaatatagaaGCGAGAACTCAGAGACTGGATGTCGATAATCGCTTTGCTCTTAATATCTATTTTCGGATCGCTAATAATATTCTCAAACAG GCTGAGATTTTTCGAGCAGAGAAGAATATAATAGATTTGTATGTTATGTTACTAAGGTTTTCAAG CTTGGTCTCAGAAACAATACCATGTCATAGAGGTTATGGAGCATTCCCCCAAAgcaaaaaagattatttaagaAAG aaactTTTAAATGCTTTGGGCGAGTTGGAGCAGTTAAAGACAGCAGTGCAACAAAGGATAAATGAGTTGAACAGAAAACACACACATCAAGTAAATGGATGGGGCTATAACAGTCAAAATGATCTTTTAGAGAAACCTCCTTAtaacaagaaaattttgaatggAAATGGTGTGACAAAG GCAGTGAGACCAGTCACTGGAGAATCCTTGTATCAAGGTTCAAGAACCCGACAATATTCATATGTTAGGCCAGTGGAACAGCAGTTCAGCAGAGT atctttGAACTTCCAACGACCAAATGAGGAGACTCTCTCTAGGCATTCTATATTGGGTCCGAACGGGCTTAATGCAAAGTGGCAACCACCAAGGACTAATGAAGGG GTCAAATACCCTAGCATCATCGACTTAACACCAGTTGAAATTCCAAG GCTGCAGGAATCTGTAAAAGCTGAACTGTTTGTAAAATCAGAGCATAGCAGCTCAGAACCAGGAAGATCAAGTTTAGAATCAATTCTTAGTGTGCAAGATGATAATCAGAAGTGCCGTGATGAGGAACCTTGTTCTTTGATTTCCTTTGAAACAATTGAAACCCCAGTCCTCCCAGCTGTTATTAGACAACCTTCTCCTCCCCCTGTACTTGCAGAAGTACAAGATCTAGTCCCTGCGACACCTCCCCAAGTTTCTGAGGCAGAAAATAAAATGGACGTTTCCTCACCCAATGATTTAATTTGTTCTGAAGCTCCCCTGCAACTGCACATT TCAACTACATTGATGGAGAACTTCATGAAGATGGCAAAGTCAAATACCGATAAGAATTTAGAAACTTGTGGTGTCCTTGCTGGTTCACTT aaaaacagaaaattcTATGTTACAGCTCTCATTATTCCAAAGCAGGAATCAACATCAGATTCG TGTCAAACTacaaatgaagaagaaatattTGAAGTGCAGGATAAACAATCCCTTTTCCCACTTGGTTGGATTCAT ACACATCCTACACAGTCTTGTTTCATGTCATCAATTGATGTCCACACCCATTACTCATATCAG atAATGTTGCCAGAAGCTGTCGCCATTGTCATGGCACCAAGAGATTCTTCAAG AACCCACGGCATCTTTAGGTTGACAACTCCAGGTGGGATGTCGGTTATCAGACAGTGCCAGCATCGTGGGTTTCATCCGCATGACCCACCTCCAGATGGTGGGCCCATTTACAAGCCCTGTACAGATGTTTACATGAACCCTAACTTGAAATTTGATGTCATTGATCTTCGATGA
- the LOC133675391 gene encoding uncharacterized protein LOC133675391 encodes MITSMCSETSPRTSFSNDLVQENDRETEQVSRRDTTLLDSDSDFEFSICSNLGHESSPADDLFADGMILPVQIQERITASKEIYRHESPRRASLPPLPCPPPNENLTKDSMRELMVVNSDQFEEKPQPKSFWGFKRSSSLNYDIKRSLCSLTLLSRSNSTGSVPNSKRTTLKDTHKSNSQKQQSTAMEKSASSSSSSSVSSLVYSLPQKPPLKKSGYYGKISPVLNVPPPYIYKGAANLFGLGSFLRNGKEKKIRK; translated from the coding sequence ATGATCACCAGTATGTGCTCGGAAACAAGCCCTCGAACATCTTTCTCTAATGATCTTGTCCAAGAAAATGACAGAGAAACTGAGCAAGTGTCAAGAAGGGACACGACATTACTGGACTCAGATTCTGATTTTGAGTTCAGTATTTGCAGTAATTTAGGCCATGAATCTTCTCCGGCAGACGATCTTTTCGCAGATGGCATGATCCTGCCAGttcaaattcaagaaagaatTACTGCCTCCAAGGAAATATACAGACATGAATCGCCACGAAGAGCTTCACTTCCTCCTCTTCCATGTCCTCCTCCAAATGAGAATTTAACTAAAGATAGCATGAGAGAGTTAATGGTTGTGAATTCTGATCAGTTTGAGGAAAAGCCTCAGCCCAAGTCTTTCTGGGGATTCAAGAGAAGCAGTAGTCTCAATTATGATATCAAGAGAAGCCTATGCTCATTAACACTTTTGTCACGAAGCAACTCAACAGGTTCTGTGCCAAATTCAAAGAGAACAACATTGAAGGACACGCACAAGAGCAATTCACAGAAGCAACAATCAACTGCCATGGAAAAGtctgcatcatcatcatcttcttcttcggTGTCTAGTTTAGTGTATTCATTACCACAAAAGCCTCCATTGAAGAAGAGTGGATATTATGGTAAGATTAGTCCAGTCTTGAATGTTCCACCTCCTTACATTTATAAAGGAGCTGCAAATCTCTTTGGTCTGGGATCCTTTTTGCGCaatggaaaggaaaagaagatcAGAAAGTGA